One window from the genome of Streptomyces sp. NBC_01476 encodes:
- the otsB gene encoding trehalose-phosphatase: MASADILTPHTPEGKEGLAALLARPERAVVALDFDGTLAPIVPDPEQARAHPGAVPALARLAPHLASVVVVTGRPAGVAVRYGGFAGVPGLDHLVVLGHYGAERWDAHTSDVRTPGAHPGVTAVRAELPGFLDRIGAWQGTWIEDKGGRAVAVHTRRTEDPDAAFEALRAPLAELAERHGLMVEPGRYVLELRPPGVDKGVALAAYLGETNAGSVLYAGDDLGDIAAFDAVGALRERGLPGLLVAAAATGAESPKELLTRADLTVPGPEGVVAVLNALADALS, encoded by the coding sequence ATGGCCTCCGCCGACATCCTCACGCCCCACACGCCCGAGGGAAAGGAAGGCCTCGCGGCACTGCTCGCGCGGCCCGAGCGCGCCGTGGTCGCCCTCGACTTCGACGGCACCCTGGCGCCGATCGTGCCCGACCCCGAGCAGGCCCGGGCGCACCCCGGCGCGGTGCCCGCGCTGGCCCGGCTCGCCCCGCACCTGGCTTCCGTCGTGGTCGTCACCGGCCGTCCGGCGGGCGTCGCGGTCCGCTACGGCGGCTTCGCGGGCGTACCGGGCCTCGACCACCTGGTGGTCCTCGGCCACTACGGCGCGGAGCGCTGGGACGCCCACACCAGCGACGTCCGCACCCCCGGCGCGCACCCCGGGGTCACCGCGGTCCGCGCCGAGCTCCCCGGGTTCCTCGACCGGATCGGCGCGTGGCAGGGCACCTGGATCGAGGACAAGGGCGGCCGGGCGGTCGCGGTGCACACCCGCAGGACCGAGGACCCGGACGCCGCCTTCGAGGCGCTGCGCGCGCCGCTCGCCGAACTGGCCGAACGGCACGGCCTGATGGTCGAACCGGGCCGCTACGTCCTCGAACTGCGTCCCCCCGGCGTGGACAAGGGCGTCGCGCTGGCCGCGTACCTCGGTGAGACGAACGCGGGCTCCGTCCTCTACGCCGGCGACGACCTCGGCGACATCGCGGCCTTCGACGCGGTGGGCGCCCTGCGCGAACGGGGTCTGCCCGGTCTCCTGGTGGCCGCCGCGGCCACCGGCGCGGAATCCCCGAAGGAACTCCTCACCCGCGCCGACCTCACCGTCCCGGGCCCCGAGGGCGTCGTCGCGGTCCTCAACGCCCTGGCCGACGCCCTGTCCTGA
- a CDS encoding DUF3263 domain-containing protein, which produces MEPSQAAELSVRDRAVLDIAGRTFTGPGPRERAVRERLGISPTAYFQLLNALLDDPRAVRYAPGTVNRLRRERDRLRDER; this is translated from the coding sequence GTGGAGCCGTCGCAAGCCGCTGAGCTGTCAGTGCGGGACCGGGCGGTGCTGGACATCGCCGGCCGCACCTTCACCGGTCCCGGCCCCCGGGAGCGGGCGGTCCGCGAGCGCCTCGGCATCTCGCCGACCGCGTACTTCCAGCTGCTGAACGCGCTCCTGGACGACCCGCGGGCAGTGCGGTACGCCCCCGGCACGGTGAACCGGCTGCGCCGGGAGCGGGACCGGCTGCGCGACGAACGCTGA
- a CDS encoding ABC transporter substrate-binding protein: MTTLSACGGSNPLSGDVTLHMVAADYGDPKTGNSSKTYWDDLVSDFEQKNPHIKVQVDVLSWNVVDDTVAKMVKEGKAPDIAQIGAYANYAAADQLYSADDLFTISEQADFIPSMVTAGSVNRVQYGIPWVSSSRMFFYNKKLFKDAGIENPPTTWADIEQDAKKLKANGVPAPYGLPLGPEEPQAEALMWMLGADGGYTDSVGNYTFDSTSNIEALTWVKQHLVDQKLIQAKDPATTNRAEIFTDFLDGKAGMVMGHPTLFSQAKAAHLDVGVVPLPGESGPSVNTLGVADWMMAFKQNGNKDADGKFLQYVYQDQNSVKFLDEYGLLPVTTSTSQAMRTNPKDRDMVKFLDLLPDAIFYPVDKTSWAPVSDEEKKLIGSAMHTDPKTVLSKLQIDAETADAASDKAKASS, from the coding sequence ATGACCACACTGAGTGCGTGCGGCGGGAGCAACCCGCTGAGCGGGGACGTCACTTTGCACATGGTCGCCGCCGACTACGGTGACCCCAAGACGGGCAACAGCTCCAAGACGTACTGGGACGACCTGGTCAGCGACTTCGAGCAGAAGAACCCGCACATCAAGGTCCAGGTGGACGTCCTCAGCTGGAACGTCGTCGACGACACGGTCGCGAAGATGGTCAAGGAGGGCAAGGCCCCCGACATCGCGCAGATCGGCGCCTACGCCAACTACGCGGCGGCCGACCAGCTCTACAGCGCCGACGACCTCTTCACCATCAGCGAGCAGGCCGACTTCATCCCCTCGATGGTCACCGCGGGTTCGGTGAACCGGGTGCAGTACGGCATACCGTGGGTCTCCAGCTCCCGGATGTTCTTCTACAACAAGAAGCTCTTCAAGGACGCGGGCATCGAGAACCCGCCCACCACGTGGGCGGACATCGAGCAGGACGCCAAGAAGCTGAAGGCCAATGGGGTGCCGGCGCCCTACGGGCTGCCGCTCGGCCCCGAGGAGCCGCAGGCCGAGGCGCTGATGTGGATGCTCGGCGCGGACGGCGGCTACACCGACTCGGTCGGCAACTACACCTTCGACTCCACGTCCAACATCGAGGCCCTCACCTGGGTCAAGCAGCACCTGGTGGACCAGAAGCTGATCCAGGCGAAGGACCCGGCCACCACCAACCGCGCCGAGATCTTCACCGACTTCCTGGACGGCAAGGCCGGCATGGTGATGGGCCACCCGACGCTCTTCAGCCAGGCCAAGGCCGCGCACCTCGACGTCGGTGTGGTGCCGCTGCCCGGCGAGAGCGGCCCCAGCGTGAACACGCTCGGCGTCGCCGACTGGATGATGGCGTTCAAGCAGAACGGCAACAAGGACGCGGACGGCAAGTTCCTCCAGTACGTGTACCAGGACCAGAACTCGGTGAAGTTCCTCGACGAGTACGGTCTGCTGCCGGTGACCACCAGCACCTCGCAGGCGATGCGGACCAATCCCAAGGACAGGGACATGGTCAAGTTCCTCGACCTGCTGCCCGACGCGATCTTCTACCCGGTCGACAAGACCTCCTGGGCGCCGGTCAGTGACGAGGAGAAGAAGCTGATCGGATCGGCGATGCACACCGACCCGAAGACGGTGCTGTCGAAGCTCCAGATCGACGCGGAGACCGCCGACGCGGCGAGCGACAAGGCGAAGGCGTCGTCGTAG
- a CDS encoding ROK family protein has translation MRHVIAIDVGGTGMKAALVAADGTLLYEARRPTGRERGPDAVVTAILDFAGELRDHGLAAHGETAVAAGLAVPGIVDEANGIAVYAANLYWKDVPLRALLSERLGGVPVALGHDVRAGGLAEGRIGAGNGADRFLFIPLGTGIAGAIGIDGRIEAGAHGYAGEIGHIVVRPGGRECGCGQRGCLEAYASAAAVARSWAAACGDPAADAADCARAVAAGDPKALAVWGEAIDALADGLVTGLTLLDPRVLIIGGGLAEAGDVLFGPLRAAVEARITFQKLPLLVPAALGDTAGCLGAGLLAWDLISVEVTA, from the coding sequence GTGAGACATGTCATCGCCATCGATGTGGGCGGCACCGGGATGAAGGCCGCCCTGGTCGCCGCGGACGGCACGCTGCTGTACGAGGCGCGCCGCCCCACCGGCCGGGAACGCGGACCCGACGCGGTGGTCACCGCCATCCTCGACTTCGCCGGAGAACTGCGCGACCACGGCCTGGCGGCACACGGCGAAACCGCCGTCGCGGCCGGCCTGGCGGTCCCCGGCATCGTCGACGAGGCCAACGGGATCGCTGTCTACGCCGCCAATCTGTACTGGAAGGACGTCCCGCTGCGGGCGTTGCTCTCCGAGCGGCTCGGCGGCGTCCCGGTGGCGCTGGGGCACGACGTACGGGCCGGCGGCCTCGCCGAGGGCCGGATCGGCGCGGGCAACGGCGCCGACCGCTTCCTGTTCATCCCGCTGGGCACCGGCATCGCCGGCGCCATCGGCATCGACGGCCGGATCGAGGCGGGCGCGCACGGCTACGCGGGCGAGATCGGGCACATCGTGGTCCGGCCCGGCGGCCGGGAGTGCGGCTGCGGTCAGCGCGGCTGCCTGGAGGCGTACGCGTCGGCCGCCGCGGTCGCCCGCAGCTGGGCGGCGGCGTGCGGCGATCCGGCGGCGGACGCGGCGGACTGCGCGCGTGCCGTCGCGGCCGGCGACCCGAAGGCCCTGGCCGTGTGGGGCGAGGCGATCGACGCGCTCGCCGACGGCCTGGTCACCGGTCTCACCCTGCTCGACCCCCGGGTGCTCATCATCGGCGGCGGGCTCGCCGAGGCGGGGGACGTCCTCTTCGGGCCGCTGCGGGCGGCCGTCGAGGCGCGCATCACCTTCCAGAAGCTCCCTCTTCTCGTCCCCGCCGCGCTGGGGGACACCGCAGGATGCCTGGGCGCCGGCCTGCTCGCCTGGGATCTGATCTCCGTGGAGGTAACCGCCTGA